Below is a genomic region from Planktothrix serta PCC 8927.
CTGAGGGAGGATGCCAGCCAGCCTGAACCCATAGCGTCCGGGCTTCTTGAATAGAACGTTCTCCTCTATAGCGTTCGTCGTTGAGGTCAAGACGCTCACAAGTGGCTCGACCGATAGGAGTTGTGCCGACAATCTCCGTACCCTCTGCATTCCAGATAAAGTGGTCAGACCACTGCTGTTGACGGGGATTAAACAAAGGCAGAATTGCTGAGGTTTCCACATCCCGACCCACAATGAAGTTATAACGACGCTGGTTACATCGGCTACAAGCTAAAGCCAGGTTATCAGAATTGTCAGAGCCACCTAGAGAGCGCGGTTGGATGTGATCGATGGTGAAACGAGAGGTGCTAATTTTCTCAGGAGAGTGGCAATATTCGCATAGGTAGCCTGCGCGTTTCCGCACGAGTTGCCTTGTCAATTCATTAATAGTCATTGCTCGGCAACTAAGAGAGAATTGAGGTAGGTAAAGATGCGGTCAAGTTCCCCAATGGCATTGAGTTCTGCCTCTTCTTCTAAGGTTAGCGAACCTGTCTTGTTTTTTTCTAGCAAATCTTCGAGGTTAGATTGTAAATCGTCGGTAAATTTGAAGAGTCGAAGGCTATCAA
It encodes:
- a CDS encoding HNH endonuclease; this encodes MRKRAGYLCEYCHSPEKISTSRFTIDHIQPRSLGGSDNSDNLALACSRCNQRRYNFIVGRDVETSAILPLFNPRQQQWSDHFIWNAEGTEIVGTTPIGRATCERLDLNDERYRGERSIQEARTLWVQAGWHPPSEDPRQLE